Part of the bacterium genome, ATCAAAGGTAATAACTTTAGAGGCATTGTAAGAATCACCAGCGCTTTTAATAGGGATATTAAAATTGATGTCTAATACATTATGAATATGCTCATCGTATCTAATAGCATCACTCGTCCACCTCACAAACCGCAAATTATTATCCCCAGCTAACTTGAGCTGCGTATATTTAAATGTATCAGGAACCGTTACACTGCCTGTCCGTAAAAAATCGGGAATATCTTGCCTAAAATTGAGAATATCAAACAACTCTAACCCTTCATCCGGTTGTAAAGCCGCCAGTTTTCCGGTGGTATCCACCGCTAAACCTTCGGTTCCAATAGGCACATCCAAACTGGCATCGCTGTAATAATCATCAAAACTATTCATCACAGCAAAATTGCCATCGGTTTCAGTAATTTTAATGCCACCATTATCGGTAACTCCAGCAAGGTAGTTGTTCCCAATAGGATCGCTTGTTAAATAAGCCATGTCTTTGGGAACACTGCGGGTATAGAGTAACGCGGGATTGGGTGTTTCGGTAATAGCTTCGCTTTTTTGTGAGCCATCCGTCACCGCTACAGTAAGCGTGCTCGCCACAGTGGTGTTGGGAACATTACATTCAAAACTACCATCCATTTTTAACGGACAAGTTACGGGAGTAGCCTCGCTAGCATCCGTAGCAACTTCCACACTAAACATATCAGCATACCCATCGGAATCGGCATCACTCATGCCGGTTGTGTCCACCGAACCGGCATCACCAATAACGGGTGTATCCTGATTGGCATCAGGGGCATAAGCTACAACATGACCTTTGGTTAATCCGGGGGGATCTATACTCGATTGAGGAAGAAGGTTGCCACCACCACTGCCGGGAGATCCTAATTCACCATTGCCATTTTCTTCGCCGGCTGGTCCTGTAGCGCCACCGCCCAACCCAGCACATGCATTTAAGCCAAAAATTAAAAGCAGTATAAATATCCGAATCTTCATAAAAAACCGACCCCTTTGGGATATGAAGCAAGCTCAATGCCAGAATTATTTATTTTTTAAATAAGTTAAGTGGCTGAAATTATTAGGCTTTATAACGAGGACTGATTGACAAGTATTCGATTTATATATACTTTTTGACGACCTTCTCAAAGTGATAACTCTCTTTATGATGAAATCCTATGATGAAATCCCGGCCCTCTTTTGCCAATTTCCATATTCTTCCATGCTGAATTCATCAGTGCTTTTAAGTTGCTCAAGTTCCATAAGTATTTTTGTCATCAATTCTTGATTACGCATTGCTTGAGCAAGATCATACTTTTCTTGTAAAAAATATTGTTGGAAACGGGAAAGATATTTTTTTTGAGAAATATAAGTTTCGGCCTGGTCAAGAAATTGATTTGCATCGCTTAATTTATTCTGTTTTCTAAAAATAGTTGAGAGCCCCAATAAACAACCCAGAATATGAAAATAGATTTTAGCTTCTTCTCCTGTTTTTGTTTTTTCCAACCCCATTTTGACAAATAAAAAATATTTTTCAGCCTCATCAAAGTTTTGCATCTCAAGATAAATATTGGCTATATTGTAAGCAATCATCAAGTGCTGGATGCTATCTTGTTTACGTTTAGCCAAAGAAAACGCATGGAAATAATAATAAAGAGCATTATCCATTTTTTTTGAGTTCATGGCACTATTGCCAAGCTCGTTGTACACAACATTTAACCAGTAAACCGTTCCTCGATTCTTAACAACCTGAAGGCACTGTTTAAGTAAAGCTTCACCTTTCTCGATATTGTTTTGCTGAATATAAAGCCTTCCCAATTTGTAAAGAAGTACGGGATACAATGATGAATTCTGATTTTTAGAAAAAATTTGTAACTGTTCTTCAAGGATGGAAATGGCTTTTTTGAACTCGCCTTTGAGATAATAAACAGAATCGATGTCGCTTTGAGTCGTTTTTACTTTGAGATTTTCATCCGGCAATCTTCTCCATTCTTCCAATGTCGCTTCCATTATTTGGAGAGCTTTTTCAATATTGCCCATGCCGTATTCTACCCGGGCCAGATTATTTTTAGCCGAAATCCCCATCCATCCAATTTTAGGGTTTTGTTGAGAGATAAGCAGATGTTGTTTGAAATAATCTTTTGCTTCATCCCATCTTTTTAAACTCATGGAAGTTAATCCAAAAAGTTCAATTGCTTTTGCATAGAATTTCTCAGGAAAAACAGATCGTTTTTCATTGAAAATGTTCGTTAATAAATCGCGGACTTTTTGGATATTGCCAATTTCAAGATGCAGTTCCGATAGTTTAATGATTGTTTCAATTTGCTGCTCATTAGTAAGGCCTCTTTTTTTGAGAAGAAGTTCCAAAATATCAATAGCTTCTTCAAATAAAAACTTTTCTTTTTTAATGGTAGCTAGCTGGATCAAGCACGGAATAGCTTGCTCTGTTTTGCCATGCCCCCGATGGTACATCACTAATTCTCTATCTGCTATTTGTTGCTCCAAATAATCGGCAATTTTATCGGAGCGTGTTTCCGTATCGGAGTTATCCATCATTTCAACCACTACTTCCGCATAAAGAGGATTTGTAAAATGATACGCGGCTCCCTCACGATGAATGATATTTTTTTGTTCGAGAAAATTAAGATCATCCTGAATACTTGAGGGCTGTGAAAGCTCCATTAAATCTTGAATGGTTGGCTTTCCTGTGAGGGCCAGCATTTTGAGGATATCCCATTGATGAATACTAAAAGTTTCTTGTTCCAACTTATTTTTAAGACGGTTTTTAATGGATCCCGATAAATTTTGTTTTTCCAGATTAAGCCCGATATCTTCCAGAATATTTGGCGACCACTTGCCGTGCGAATCACGCAATAAGCCTTTTTCAAAAAGTTGGGCGGTGTATTCAGCTAAAAACCTCGGATTCCCCTGGGTATGGGCAAAGATGGTTTGAACTATTTTGGAAGGAAAAGACTCTATTCCTGAAACTTTTTTAAGATAAATCTCGATTTGATTGAGAGAAAAGTTTTCAAGTTCGATTTGAGATAACTTAAAATTTATAGAGGGGGCTTCTTTTGAGGTGAGTACCAGTAAAAAGGCTCTTTTAGAAAAAAGCATGGTGACAAATTGAATAAGACTTTCATCTATTATATTTTGGTCAACAAGCAAAATGGCAGGAGTTTTTATTTCATTGATGGGTGTAGCATTGAAAGCTTCGAGGCTTACGATGTCCACCATATTTTTCTGGGCCAAATGTCGCATTTCTTCCAATAATCTTGTTTTGCCAGTGCCTTCTGATCCATGAATAACTAGAACGGGAGGTTCATTAAATTTTTCGGACAATATCCTGTCTTTAAATAAAGTTTCTATCTGACTTGTTTCATGCTCACGACAGACCAGAGATCCTTTTTCAGGGATATAGCTAAGAGCCGTATCTGTAGTTTCGATTTCGTAATTTTTCCCGGACAAGAGAGATAAATCATGGATAACTTCGGCGGCACTTTGGTAACGCTGACTTGGTTTTTTTTCAAAAAGTTTTGAAAAAATCTTATCAAGATAAGAAGGCAGAGTATTGTTTACATGTGATGGCAACGGAAAAATTTGGTTTAAGTGGGCTTCTTTTGCTTCTTCCTGACTTAATGCCGTAAAAGGAAGCTTGCGACAAAATATTTTAAAAAAAGAAACGCCTAAAGAATATAAATCGGCCCTTTGATCGGGTTTTTGAGAATTTAAAATTTCGGGAGCTATGTAGGTGAATGTTCCGGCGTATATGGGAGAATCGGAAGAAGATGAATGACGGTTATAAAAATTGGCCAGGCCAAAATCGATAAGTTTTAAAACAGGATTGGGTAACTGAGTGACAAGCATGTTTTGCGGCTTGATATCAAAATGATTAACTCCCTTTTCATTCAAATAATTTAAAGCTCGAAGAGACTGTACAAAAAGCTCTTCTTTACCCGCATAATCCATGTTTTTTGTGGATTCGAATAAATCTTGGCCTTCGATAAGTTCTGCCGCAATAAACAATGCATTCCTTTCGGCATCAAAGCCCGCATCATGAATAAGGCCAATGTTGGGATGGGTCAGATTTTTAAGCGTATCGAGTTCGGCTACAAAATTTTCTTTTTCAAGTTTTTGGTTCTTTTTTCCGGCCAGATAAATAATTTTAAGAGCGTATTCGGTTTTTCCGCCTTTAGTGGCTACACGCATAACCGTGCCTGAAGATCCGGCACCCAGCGCATTTTTAATAATATACGATTCTTCGATACGCATGCTTTAGGAAGAGAGGGTAGCATGGAAAGAATATAAAATCTCCATTCTTTTGGTAAAATCCTGGACCGATTCTTGTTTACGGAAAAGCATATCTTTATAGAGGGTAATCAGATGATCACTAGCTTTGGCCAGCAAAGCCTCTTGATAAACAGGTGTAAGGCGCGGACTTTTACGGCTTAACTTGTGCGCCAGATAAGGCTTATCATCAGAATCTACTTTTGCAATAGCCTGAAATTTTTCAGGGTCGAATATTCTTTTAGGTAAGCCTTCGGAAACAACGGCCGTGCTTATTTCGATGAGATTTTCCCGCAGCTTGTACATGTCGTTGACCACCTCATTCAACACATCAAGCGATAAATTTATTTTTTGAAGCGGACCTGAAAGATTACTAAATTCTTCTTTGCCTAGAGGCATAAAGCCGCGATTGGTAATAAAAGCCACCAATTTCATGGCAAAACCAAAAGGTGAAATATCGGCTAGAGGATCGGTGTCGTCTGCAGAGCGATCGTGATGAGCGGTAATTTCATTACAAACTTCTTCGGGAAATCCCCATAAATCGGCAAAATAAGCACTGACTATAGGATGCAGTTCGTAAATAGCTTGATAAAGAAATTCTTCGGGGAAGCCGTTATTAGTTTTAAGCTTTCTTAAAATTGAAAATAAGGCCTGTTCTCCGGCATTTTGTGCCAATACCGCCATTATAAAGTGATGAGGGTTCAGAAATTTTAAATGAGGAGCAAGTTTTCGGGCCATGAGTGTGGCCAGGCTCGCAAATTCTTCTTGTTGCTGTAAGTAAGGAAGGTCGGTACTTTCGGAATAAAAACCGTCGGAAGATAAGGCCAAGAGCAACAATGTTTTAAAATTTTCGTAAGACATCTCTTTATAAAAATCATCCAGATTTGAAAATTTATTTTGAGAAAAAAGAGTATGGTTGCCCAAGTCAAAAAGACGAGGTCCTAAGTGAGGCATACGGGCTAAAAACATATCGAGACTTTCGCCATTAGGAAAAAATCCTGTTGACTCGGAAAGATGTTTAAAATCTTGTGTTCGGTTAGAGATAATTTCAAAAATAAGAACCAGGTTTTCGGGTAAATGGGGAATGGTTGTCGTAGAAAAAACCTGTTTTTTAAGTTTTTGGCATAAATCCTTAAAATCGGTACTTGGTATTTTATATCGCCATTGCCCTATGGTTTCTTCCATGAACTCTGTAGTCGTATCAAAGGCAGTGCTGTATTTGCTTTTTTTGAACTGAGCTTCTTCTTGAGTAACAGACGTCCATCCTAGAATTTCGGTAATATCTTTTTTAAGCAATGCGGACAAAATAACTAACTTATCCCGTTCGGGCAATTTAGCCCCTAACTCGATGGCGTGGTAATCATCCTTATTGATTTTGAGAGCATCCGCTGCTTGCTGAGTGGTTAGACCAATACTTTTTCGAGCGCGTGCAAGGAGAATCCCAAACGAGAGAAATGGGTGTTGATTTGATGCAGTCATAAGTACCTTTCTGCTGAGAAAATATCTAAACATTGTAAATGGATAGCATATGATTTGGCGAGTGCTTTTAAGGTGGGACTTATGATTTTTGCGAGGAAATATAGGGGATTGTATGATGGATAAAAAATTATCCCATTAAAAGAATGAGGCATTAAGGTCTGTTTTTAGCTTATTTTTTAATGCATCCATTTTTGAATCAAATGTTTTTCGATTTTCATTCGGCTCCTTACTCAGTTTAACAGCTTCCCTGCGGTCTTGTTGAGCTACCTCTCGAATCATCTCAATGTCATTAAGATACATTTTAAAATCTATCAAAATGTCTTTAATGATTTTTGATATTTCATCCGGAAAATACAGCTCATTTGCAATCCAGTAATTATTGGCTTCATTTATGCTTTTCCACGCTGAGGTATGTTCAGGGAAGAATTCGTACTCTTTCATTTTTTCCGCACCGCTTTTGGCATCTGTAGCATAAGCTTGTAAAATTTCTTTTTTCAATTTGTCAGCAATGAGCCAGTCTTTAATATGTTTTTCGGCATCTTCTTGGCTAAAAGTGGCATAGTCATATCTTCTTCTAACCCCATAAAACTGCATAACTAGAGCATGGGCCTTACGCATTAAAAGAAGAATTTCGTTATAGGTTTTATGTCGCTGTTTAATTGTCAGTTCGGCGTTGATAATATCTTTTTGAAGATTCGTTTTGATCGCCTCAGCCCGCTGGCCTATCTCACTTTTGTAATCCTCCATTTTTTTATCAAGTTCATGTTGCTTGGCATTAATCGCGTTTTGCGATCTGGTTGTAATAAAGGCTTCAATCTGCTTTCTAAAAACGAACCAGAAAGCTGCAAGTGTTACGGTGCTGGCAGTGATATTTTTTATAACTGGCAGGATATATTCGATAAAATAATTTTGAATTACGTTCCAATCCATAATGCTAGCGGCTTTCCAGATATGACTGTTTGACAAAGCTCATCACATATTCCAAGTCATCCATGTTTTTAAGAATAATCTCGGTGTTCCCATAGCCATAATGTCCCACTTTGGAAACATCGCGTGTCATGCCTTTTGGATCATTTAAATCTTTTTGATCAATGATGATGTGAATTTTGAGAGCATTTACCTGTATACTGACATATAAGAAAGCGCGATTGGTGCGGTAAGCAACATAATGTTTGCGGGGCAATTCTTCAATTTCTTGTTCGCTTTCGAAATTTAAAACACGTTCCCGTAATTCTCCAAAAATTTCTTTTATATTGGGCTCCGCTTTCTCAAGCAGGCGATCCACGGAATAATTATCGTAGGAAATGCTGGTTACTTTATTGACGGAAGTTTCTCTGCTTTTTTTAGCTTGGGAAGTGGCAACAGACCGCAACTCAAAAGTATTATTTTCGTAAAGAGAGTAAGTCCACAGCTCTATATTTTCCGCCATGCGGTTGATGGCAAATTGATCGTATTTATTGAACGACTGGGCAATAAGTATGAGGCGTGGTGAACCATATTCCACTTGTATTTTTTCTTTTAAAATTTTTTCGACCAAAACCTGAAAATCACCTTTGTGATCAATCAGCCAATCCAAATAAAATAAACCCTGATTGATGATATTGTCTTTTTCGCCCCATTTATATTCGATGATAACGGGTGAATCATTGTCATCAAGGCCTAAGCTATCAATGCGTCCTCCATGCTTTTCGCTGATAACAAACTCCGTTGCTAAAAAACGCACATTAAAAAGGGTTTCTAGGTTGGATTCTACAAAACGTTGCAGTTCTTTTTCGTTACGGAAATCTTTTTTCTTTAAGATTTCCAAGGAACCATTTTTATTTGTAAACAGTGTCATAGGTTTGCAACGTTAAGCAACTCGCCTTAAAAAGCCAGCTTTTTTTGGCGTGTGTTTTACCGGATGGAAAAGACTTTTTTAACGCTATGCGTAAAGTATTTTTTGCACGAAAACTCATAAAAACCGTTTGCAATTTAATTTTACCAGTTCAAGAATACAGCCCTTAAATGCCTTTAACAAAAACGCACAAAAAATGGCTTAAAAGTGTTAGTGCCGTATTAGCTCTTATTGCTGGTAGTCATTATGCTGGTTCTTATTTTGATCATTTCTTGAATGACAAAACCCCCAAGCTGGTAGTGAACCAGCTTTACAATACAGTTGAGCCTAAAAAACCAGTGCCTGTTCAAGTTGGTGGTTTGATTTTGGATTACCAAGCTTCTCCCCAAAACAATGTAAATCAATATGTAGTGCAAATTGAGAATATAGGCCGTGGCCCTGAAGAAGATGTGGGTATCAGCGTTCAATTCTCTTCTGAAGTAACAGCAAGTGAACCTAATATACAAAGTCTAAAAATCTATCGTCCTGAAAATGCCCTATGGAATGAATCCACATATTTTATGAGTTTGGGTCAATTCCCCAAAGACGCTTTTGCAAACTTAGCATTTGAAGTGAAGAACAATATTAATAAATTATGTGAAACAAATGTGAAGGTAGCAGGTAAGCAAGTAGAGGCTCAGATTGAGAAAATAAAAGGATTAGAATGCAATTGATGAACAAAATTTTGTTTATATGCGTTTTGTTATTTTCTCTGAGTATAAGAGCAGAGGAATGTGGTTTTGCGGATGGCGGCTATTGTGTTGATAAAATATTGAATGAAACAATCCGCATTGTAAACGAATCTCCCCTTGAGAAAGTTAATTTAATTAAAAAAGAAATGGCAGAGACTGGATTTGGGAAACTAGGTGGTATGATCTTAACTGAATCAATGGTGACTGATGGCTCATTTACTTATACGCGATATGAGACATTTTGGAATTGGATGGTTAAATCTACTGTAGCAACTGAGAAAGAAAAAAGTGCTGCTTTTGATGAGGCTAGCAAATCTGGAGGCACCAAGATTGCCGGGGCAAACTTAGTAGTATTAGCGGCGCGTACACTTCAAGAATTAGTTAATCTACAAATTTTAACTCTGCAGGATGCACAGAAAATCCTCAACGATGCAAAGGAAGGGAACTCATGAACTGGAAAGAAAAATTCAGAGATGTTCTTTCTCCGCTTTT contains:
- a CDS encoding protein kinase, which encodes MRIEESYIIKNALGAGSSGTVMRVATKGGKTEYALKIIYLAGKKNQKLEKENFVAELDTLKNLTHPNIGLIHDAGFDAERNALFIAAELIEGQDLFESTKNMDYAGKEELFVQSLRALNYLNEKGVNHFDIKPQNMLVTQLPNPVLKLIDFGLANFYNRHSSSSDSPIYAGTFTYIAPEILNSQKPDQRADLYSLGVSFFKIFCRKLPFTALSQEEAKEAHLNQIFPLPSHVNNTLPSYLDKIFSKLFEKKPSQRYQSAAEVIHDLSLLSGKNYEIETTDTALSYIPEKGSLVCREHETSQIETLFKDRILSEKFNEPPVLVIHGSEGTGKTRLLEEMRHLAQKNMVDIVSLEAFNATPINEIKTPAILLVDQNIIDESLIQFVTMLFSKRAFLLVLTSKEAPSINFKLSQIELENFSLNQIEIYLKKVSGIESFPSKIVQTIFAHTQGNPRFLAEYTAQLFEKGLLRDSHGKWSPNILEDIGLNLEKQNLSGSIKNRLKNKLEQETFSIHQWDILKMLALTGKPTIQDLMELSQPSSIQDDLNFLEQKNIIHREGAAYHFTNPLYAEVVVEMMDNSDTETRSDKIADYLEQQIADRELVMYHRGHGKTEQAIPCLIQLATIKKEKFLFEEAIDILELLLKKRGLTNEQQIETIIKLSELHLEIGNIQKVRDLLTNIFNEKRSVFPEKFYAKAIELFGLTSMSLKRWDEAKDYFKQHLLISQQNPKIGWMGISAKNNLARVEYGMGNIEKALQIMEATLEEWRRLPDENLKVKTTQSDIDSVYYLKGEFKKAISILEEQLQIFSKNQNSSLYPVLLYKLGRLYIQQNNIEKGEALLKQCLQVVKNRGTVYWLNVVYNELGNSAMNSKKMDNALYYYFHAFSLAKRKQDSIQHLMIAYNIANIYLEMQNFDEAEKYFLFVKMGLEKTKTGEEAKIYFHILGCLLGLSTIFRKQNKLSDANQFLDQAETYISQKKYLSRFQQYFLQEKYDLAQAMRNQELMTKILMELEQLKSTDEFSMEEYGNWQKRAGISS
- a CDS encoding DUF91 domain-containing protein, whose translation is MTLFTNKNGSLEILKKKDFRNEKELQRFVESNLETLFNVRFLATEFVISEKHGGRIDSLGLDDNDSPVIIEYKWGEKDNIINQGLFYLDWLIDHKGDFQVLVEKILKEKIQVEYGSPRLILIAQSFNKYDQFAINRMAENIELWTYSLYENNTFELRSVATSQAKKSRETSVNKVTSISYDNYSVDRLLEKAEPNIKEIFGELRERVLNFESEQEIEELPRKHYVAYRTNRAFLYVSIQVNALKIHIIIDQKDLNDPKGMTRDVSKVGHYGYGNTEIILKNMDDLEYVMSFVKQSYLESR